One Paenibacillus crassostreae DNA segment encodes these proteins:
- a CDS encoding DinB family protein, with translation MDISNELIESMLVKFKSERKWTLQAIQQLSEEDITWAPNSVSNSIANLVAHIRGCGHSRIETIFLNIPDTRDRDKEFEHGLIMTKEQAFNKTKEAFDIIILFLEHLKINPKLLLSQPSLNLPPLTYSQVNNETTILNLMIAMVREIHYHTGQIIYIAKIRKGQLVWQYNEN, from the coding sequence ATGGATATTTCAAATGAACTGATTGAAAGTATGCTAGTCAAATTTAAGTCTGAAAGAAAATGGACTCTTCAAGCAATTCAACAACTATCAGAAGAAGATATTACTTGGGCTCCGAACTCGGTAAGCAACAGTATTGCGAATCTAGTTGCTCATATTCGAGGTTGTGGTCATTCACGAATCGAAACAATCTTTTTAAATATCCCTGATACAAGAGACAGGGATAAGGAATTTGAACATGGACTTATAATGACTAAGGAGCAGGCTTTTAACAAGACAAAGGAAGCATTCGATATAATTATTCTATTTCTCGAACACCTCAAGATAAACCCAAAATTATTGTTATCTCAACCTTCCCTTAATCTTCCACCTCTTACATATAGCCAAGTAAATAATGAGACAACTATTCTTAACCTAATGATAGCGATGGTTAGAGAGATTCATTATCACACAGGGCAAATAATATATATAGCTAAAATTAGGAAAGGACAGCTTGTATGGCAGTACAATGAAAATTAA
- a CDS encoding DUF6886 family protein, with product MKLYHFSEESDIRFFKPRVKHNRQNMPPVVWAIDQQHEFTFYFPRNCPRIVYTRTEGISDEDNNKFFGLTDSNIVITVEGVWYKRISETTIFRYELPGDSFKLFDEFAGYYISKETIYPIDIKPIDKLIERLADLNIEIRFTPNLHPLRESILNSTIKDFGIHRFENARKL from the coding sequence GTGAAACTTTATCATTTTAGTGAGGAATCGGATATAAGATTTTTTAAACCAAGAGTTAAGCATAACAGACAAAACATGCCCCCAGTAGTTTGGGCGATAGACCAGCAACATGAGTTTACCTTTTACTTCCCTCGAAACTGTCCAAGAATTGTTTATACAAGAACTGAAGGAATAAGTGATGAAGATAATAATAAATTCTTTGGACTTACAGATTCAAATATTGTTATCACAGTCGAAGGTGTTTGGTACAAGAGAATTAGTGAGACTACTATCTTTAGATATGAGTTACCAGGAGACAGCTTTAAATTATTTGATGAATTTGCAGGCTATTATATATCTAAAGAAACAATATACCCAATCGATATAAAACCAATAGATAAATTAATTGAAAGACTTGCAGACCTGAATATAGAAATTAGATTCACACCAAACTTACATCCATTAAGAGAATCTATATTAAACTCTACAATTAAAGATTTTGGAATACATAGATTTGAAAATGCTAGAAAGCTGTAA
- a CDS encoding NUDIX hydrolase — MSVISLTAVLGVITNEEGKVLLLKHVYREQPWGMPGGWMELEDPEDGLIREIHEETGLNIQITGLSRAIFGQKPNRVDLVFKGRITEGIFKPSSEISEIVYCNIDSWPDGLPIEQRKLIKEILSNG; from the coding sequence GTGTCTGTTATATCGCTGACTGCTGTATTAGGAGTGATTACAAATGAAGAAGGAAAAGTATTACTTTTAAAGCATGTATATCGTGAACAACCATGGGGGATGCCAGGAGGATGGATGGAATTAGAAGATCCAGAAGATGGATTGATAAGAGAAATTCATGAAGAGACGGGACTTAATATACAGATTACTGGTCTGTCCAGAGCTATTTTCGGACAGAAACCTAATAGAGTAGATCTTGTATTTAAAGGACGAATTACTGAGGGAATATTTAAACCAAGTTCCGAGATTTCAGAGATAGTATATTGTAACATTGATAGTTGGCCAGATGGGTTACCTATAGAACAAAGGAAATTAATTAAAGAGATTTTAAGTAATGGTTAA